GGGATCCACCTGCAAGGCATCCAGCAGCGAATAGGCGGCGCAGCCGGCAAATTCAGCAAAGGTGGTGGCAGGCATCGGCTCGACCTTGGGGTTGGCTTCAGTCAGCCTGGTAAGGGGAAATGTCATGCTCGATCACTCCAATAGCCAGGCTGTCGATGGAGATGCATGACGGCCAGAATCAGAACTGTTGATCGTTTCTCATCAACGAAATAGATCACGCCATAGGGGAAGCGGTGAACCAGGCAGCGACGAACCTCGTAATCCAGCATGGGCCATAGATTTGGGTTGATCTTGATTCGCTCAACGGCCGCGAATATCTCGACGGCGAATTGATATCCAAGTCTTCGCTCGCTGTCCTCGTAGTGGCTGATGGCACGATTGAGCTCTTCCCGTGCGTCAGGATGGAAGACGATCTGCATCAGTTCAATCGCCGCCAGATCTCATCAAAAACGTCATCACCAGCAACGGGCTTAACGGCGCCAGTACGAATGTCTTTCAATCGCTTTGCAGCCAGATCAGCCCACCGCCGATCAACATCAGAGACCGTTGGATTGAGGGAACGGAGAATACAATCAGCTACTCGAGTCCGTTCCTCTACGGGTAGTGATTGAATTTCCAGAATCAGGTCTTCGGTTTTCATAATGATTTGCCAGCGTTGGTCCAATCCTAGCTGTTTTTTCCGTGAATGATTGGATGGGTTGTTGACCATGCTGACCAGCAGCTGAGCATGGGAAAGACCACGGGCAGAATGGCCTATAGGCTGGAGTAGCTGATACCACGAGCCAACTATGGTTTGCCCTCCTGTCGAACGATCCGATGGGCCTTACTTAGGGCTAGTGATGAAAGGCCTCCTGCAGGAGAGAAGGGGATTACCCCAACCCCGCCATCACAAGCAAGAATGCCGCCTGCCGGCAGGAGGCATTTGTGCGGATAAGAGCAAGCACCTCAGCCATTCCCTCGGCGGTGACAACGCTAGACGCATTGCAGGCAGTTACGGCCCAGGCTCATCAATATTCATGGCAAAGATTGCTAATTCTTGGCGGGCAAAGAACAAGATCAACTGGCACGTGTCTCTGAAGCAGGGCTGCTCATCTGAACTTAATTTGAGTGTCTTTTTTGCTTCAGGCATCGCTGGCGCCATTGGTGGCAGTGGCCTTCTCCTTCAGAGCCTCCCAAAGGTTGAAGCTCCCTAGTAAGAGCTCCAGCATCCGCTTCTTTAGCTCGGGGGTGTTTAGGGCCTGACTGCTGATGGCTTGCTGCGCGTCGAGGGCGTCGATGATTGCATCCTGCTGGGCTCGAGCTAGGCCTGGGGAATTGGCGAACTGCTCGCGGCTATTGCTCGCAGCCTGCTGTTGCAGGGTCTTTGATTCGAGGAGTTTGTTGCGAATAACCTTGCCGTAGTCGCTCTGCTTGTAGTCGCCCCGCAGCAGGTCGTCGACGGACCAGATGAAGGCGGAGAGGTTGGTGTCGGCCAAGGGATGGGGGAGCCAGCCCCCATATTGCGGGTTCAGCCCCTTGTTGCCAAAACCGCATTGGCAATGGCTTCAAGCTGGCTCCTTGTGAGCTTCTTCACCTGCAGGGGTGGTGCTGTGACACCAATAGCTTTCAGCAGCGAGATCAGTTCTTGCTTTTTATATTTTGAGTAGCCCTTAAGCCCAGTTCGAGAGCAAAGGCGCTTCAGCTCCGTAACCGGCAACAGGGCTAGGTCACCCTTCACGATCGGTGCAAGGGCAGCTTCCAGGGCTGCTTCGGCGCTCTGGGCCGCTGGAAGGCTTGCCGTTGAAGTCTCCTCAAGGTCTCGATGGCGCAAGGCCAGGAATGCTTCCTGGTTCTCGAAGTGCTGCTCAAGCGATCTCGTGTGGGCACCAAGAGACGAACCCAGTGACTGGAGCTGTTCTCGGAACTGATCGGATAGGAGCTTCTTTGCCACTAGCTGGCTGTGGAGCTTTGCGAAGGAGCCACCCATTCGTCGTCCATCAGTTGGTCGACTGCCTCTAGGAAATCGTCCACGCCGGAGCGCAGGTCGTTCTGGGCATTGGCTGACCAATAACCGGCAGAGAGGCTTTGCTCATCGGCCACCAGCTTCAGGCGGCGAAGCTCATCCACTGCGTTTTCAAAGTGCTCGAGCTTGGCCAGGACAGTACCCATCGATTGGTAGTCCTTGCTGATGGCCTCCA
This genomic interval from Cyanobium sp. WAJ14-Wanaka contains the following:
- a CDS encoding type II toxin-antitoxin system RelE/ParE family toxin, coding for MQIVFHPDAREELNRAISHYEDSERRLGYQFAVEIFAAVERIKINPNLWPMLDYEVRRCLVHRFPYGVIYFVDEKRSTVLILAVMHLHRQPGYWSDRA
- a CDS encoding addiction module protein is translated as MKTEDLILEIQSLPVEERTRVADCILRSLNPTVSDVDRRWADLAAKRLKDIRTGAVKPVAGDDVFDEIWRRLN
- a CDS encoding type I restriction-modification system subunit M N-terminal domain-containing protein; the protein is MADTNLSAFIWSVDDLLRGDYKQSDYGKVIRNKLLESKTLQQQAASNSREQFANSPGLARAQQDAIIDALDAQQAISSQALNTPELKKRMLELLLGSFNLWEALKEKATATNGASDA
- a CDS encoding Rho termination factor N-terminal domain-containing protein: MAKKLLSDQFREQLQSLGSSLGAHTRSLEQHFENQEAFLALRHRDLEETSTASLPAAQSAEAALEAALAPIVKGDLALLPVTELKRLCSRTGLKGYSKYKKQELISLLKAIGVTAPPLQVKKLTRSQLEAIANAVLATRG